From Camelina sativa cultivar DH55 chromosome 20, Cs, whole genome shotgun sequence, the proteins below share one genomic window:
- the LOC104769659 gene encoding phosducin-like protein 3, whose translation MADYHFVYKDVDGASTQWDDIQRKLGNLPEKAPAFKPPAYTPEQDESSAPKDQAWFDKKTEDELEDLEDDKDLDDDRFLEQYRKKRLSELREAAKVRRYGTVTPISGSDFVREVTQASAEDWVVVCLYKDSVAECGLLLGCLDELASRYPATKFVKIISTDCIPNYPDCNLPTLLVYHHGAVKGTHVGLKSFGRRCTPESVALLLCQSEPVLNDGKGGDDDSSREAVMAGVRKQFIERVVRDHENKDNDDGGYSSD comes from the exons ATGGCGGATTATCATTTCGTGTACAAGGACGTTGATGGAGCGTCGACTCAATGGGACGATATCCAGAGGAAATTGGGGAATCTACCGGAGAAAGCTCCGGCGTTCAAACCTCCGGCTTATACTCCGGAACAAGACGAGTCTTCAGCTCCTAAGGACCAGGCTTGGTTTGATAAGAAGACGGAGGATGAGCTTGAGGATCTTGAAGACGACAAAGATCTCGACGATGATCGCTTCCTCGAACAATACAG GAAGAAGAGGTTGTCTGAGCTAAGAGAAGCTGCTAAAGTTAGAAGATATGGGACTGTGACTCCCATCTCTGGATCTGATTTTGTACGGGAGGTTACACAAGCCTCTGCTGAAGATTGGGTTGTTGTATGTCTATACAAAGACAG TGTTGCGGAGTGTGGTTTGCTATTGGGTTGTCTAGACGAATTGGCTAGCAGATACCCAGCAACAAAGTTCGTCAAGATTATATCTACTGATTGTATTCCGAACTACCCTGATTGTAATCTTCCTACCTTGCTTGTGTACCACCATGGTGCCGTTAAAGGAACTCATGTAGGCTTGAAGAGCTTTGGCCGTAGGTGCACCCCAGAGA GTGTAGCTTTACTTCTGTGTCAATCAGAGCCGGTTCTTAATGATGGCAAAGGAGGAGACGATGACTCCTCGAGGGAAGCTGTGATGGCTGGAGTTCGAAAACAGTTCATAGAACGAGTGGTGAGAGACCATGAGAATAAGGATAACGATGATGGTGGTTACAGTAGCGATTAG
- the LOC104769660 gene encoding COP9 signalosome complex subunit 3, whose amino-acid sequence MNGVMNSLEAVIASIQGLSGSAGDLTALHDLLRGAENSLRAIPDVNFSTLTQLDASKHSLGYLYFLEILTAGPVSDEKAFAEVPILAQFIKSCDAEQIRLASDKFVSLCKRLKDHVVKIKDPLRGVAPLLTAVQKLQASPKRLTALHPDVLQLCLQTKLYKTGFSIISDDILEVDQPKDFFLYCYYGGMICIGLKRFQKAIELLYNVVTAPMNPASAIAVEAYKKYILVSLIHNGHCANSLPKCASTIAQRTFKNYSGPYIELVSCYNDGKIGQLEALVVAKSADFEKDKNLGLVKQAVSSLYKRNILRLTQKYLTLSLQDIANMVQLANAKEAEMHVLQMIQDGQIHALINQKDGMVRFLEDPEQYKTSEMIETMDSVIQRTVKLSKNLLAMDESLSCDPLYLQKVGRERQRYDFGDDFDTVPQRFSM is encoded by the exons ATGAACGGAGTGATGAACTCGTTGGAAGCTGTGATAGCGTCAATCCAAGGCTTATCAGGGAGTGCTGGGGATTTAACTGCACTTCACGATCTTTTGAGAGGAGCTGAGAACTCGCTCCGAGCCATACCCGATGTTAATTTCTCTACTCTTACCCAGCTCGACGCGTCGAAGCATTCTCTCGGTTACCTATATTTCCT TGAGATACTTACCGCTGGTCCAGTATCGGACGAGAAAGCTTTTGCCGAGGTTCCGATACTTGCACAATTCATCAAATCTTGCGATGCTGAGCAGATTCGTTTGGCGAGTGATAAAT TTGTATCCCTTTGTAAGAGATTGAAAGACCATGTTGTGAAGATTAAAGATCCCCTGCGAGGTGTAGCCCCACTGTTGACCGCTGTTCAGAAGCTTCAGGCCTCCCCCAAACGTTTGACTGCGTTGCATCCAGATGTTCTTCAACTCTGTTTGCAGACGAAGTTGTACAAAACTGGTTTCTCCATTATTAGTGATGATATCTTAGAGGTTGACCAGCCAAAAGACTTTTTTCTCTATTGCTACTATGG GGGAATGATATGTATCGGACTGAAGAGATTTCAGAAAGCAATAGAGCTTCTTTACAAT GTTGTGACTGCTCCTATGAATCCTGCGAGTGCCATAGCCGTTGAGGCATACAAAAAGTACATACTGGTGTCTCTCATTCACAATGGGCAT TGTGCCAACAGTCTCCCCAAATGCGCTTCTACTATAGCTCAGAGGACATTCAAGAACTATTCTGGA CCTTACATTGAACTGGTTAGTTGTTACAACGACGGGAAGATTGGTCAACTAGAGGCGTTGGTTGTGGCCAAGAGTGCTGATTTTGAGAAG GATAAGAATCTTGGATTGGTTAAGCAAGCAGTGTCATCCCTTTACAAGCGCAACATTCTGAGGTTGACCCAGAAGTACTTGACCCTGTCGCTTCAAGATATAGCCAACATGGTCCAACTTGCTAATGCTAAGGAGGCGGAAATGCATGTGCTTCAGATG ATTCAGGATGGTCAGATACATGCACTTATCAACCAGAAAGATGGAATGGTCAGATTCTTGGAGGACCCTGAGCAGTACAAAACTAGTGAGATGATTGAGACCATGGATTCTGTTATACAAAG GACTGTTAAGCTGTCGAAGAATCTCTTAGCCATGGATGAGAGCTTATCATGTGACCCTTTATACCTGCAAAAG GTTGGAAGGGAAAGACAAAGGTATGACTTTGGAGACGATTTTGATACTGTCCCTCAGAGGTTCTCCATGTAA
- the LOC104769662 gene encoding ribulose-1,5 bisphosphate carboxylase/oxygenase large subunit N-methyltransferase, chloroplastic-like, with protein MEGVITCFHTKCVSLPIRSLPLSRVSSLPRWRNSNFVSSSRSILQKSLCVSASSSDTLVAGGSPKEDERQSKVSSKKGGDDDTTDLKVWMGKNGLPPCKVVLNERPAHDQKHKPIHYVAASEDLQKGDVAFSVPDSLVVTLERVLGNETIAELLTTNKLSELACLALYLMYEKKQGKKSVWYPYIRELDRQRGRGQLDAESPLLWSEAELDYLTGSPTKAEVLERAEGIKREYNELDTVWFMAGSLFQQYPFDIPTEAFSFEIFKQAFVAIQSCVVHLQNVGLARRFALVPLGPPLLAYCSNCKAMLTAVDGAVELVVDRPYKAGDPIVVWCGPQPNAKLLLNYGFVDEDNPYDRIIVEAALNTEDPQYQDKRMVAQRNGKLSQQIFQVRVGKEREAVQDMLPYLRLGYMSDPSEMQSVISSQGPVCPVSRG; from the exons ATGGAAGGGGTTATCACATGTTTCCATACTAAATGCGTCTCTCTTCCAATTCGTTCTTTACCactttctagggtttcttcaCTTCCTCGGTGGAGGAACAGTAATTTCGTCTCTTCATCGCGATCGATTCTTCAGAAAAGCTTGTGCGTTTCGGCTTCGAGCTCAGATACTTTAGTCGCTGGTGGTTCACCAAAGGAAGATGAGAGACAGAGCAAAGTATCGAGCAAGAAGGGAGGAGATGATGATACCACTGATTTGAAGGTTTGGATGGGTAAGAACGGTTTGCCACCTTGCAAAGTTGTGCTCAACGAGAGACCAGCTCATGATCAGAAGCATAAACCCATACATTATGTTGCTGCTAGTGAAGATCTTCAG AAGGGTGATGTGGCGTTTTCAGTTCCCGATTCTTTGGTGGTCACACTCGAAAGAGTTTTGGGAAACGAGACCATTG cCGAACTGTTGACGACAAACAAATTGTCAGAACTAGCTTGCCTAGCTTTGTATTTGATGTATGAAAAGAAGCAAGGGAAGAAATCAGTTTGGTATCCCTATATAAGGGAACTTGATCGCCAAAGAGGAAGAGGTCAGTTAGATGCGGAATCTCCTTTGCTGTGGTCAGAGGCTGAGTTAGATTACCTAACTGGTAGTCCGACCAAG GCCGAAGTTCTTGAGAGAGCTGAggggatcaaaagagaatacaATGAGCTTGACACAGTTTGGTTTATGGCTGGATCTTTGTTTCAG CAATACCCATTTGACATACCAACTGAAGCTTTTTCATTTGAGATTTTCAAACAGGCATTTGTTGCCATTCAGTCCTGTGTGGTGCATTTACAA AATGTTGGTTTGGCTCGTCGGTTTGCTTTGGTTCCTCTTGGACCTCCCTTGTTGGCCTATTGTTCCAACTGCAAGGCAATGCTGACTGCTGTTGATGGTGCTGTTGAACTCGTGGTAGATAGGCCATATAAGGCTGGGGATCCTATAGTTGTCTG GTGTGGGCCACAACCTAATGCGAAATTGCTTCTGAACTATGGATTCGTTGATGAAGATAACCCTTATGATAGAATAATAGTTGAG GCAGCGTTGAATACCGAGGATCCTCAATATCAGGACAAGAGAATGGTTGCTCAAAGGAATGGAAAGTTATCCCAACAAATATTTCAG GTTCGTGtgggaaaagaaagagaagctgTCCAAGACATGCTTCCTTACCTACGTTTGGGTTACATGTCTGATCCTTCTGAAATGCAATCAGTAATTTCGTCCCAAGGTCCAGTTTGTCCGGTAAGTAGAGGATGA